The following proteins are encoded in a genomic region of Thalassophryne amazonica chromosome 5, fThaAma1.1, whole genome shotgun sequence:
- the LOC117511169 gene encoding STAM-binding protein-like A isoform X3, whose protein sequence is MADHTDASLLPEERVRALTKKGSTVEVNEDVPPRRYFRSGVEMIRMAHIYTEEGNIEHAFVLYNKYITLFIEKLPKHRDYKTTNIPEKKDTLKKLKDVAFPQAEILKKALLKRYEQEYARYADKKKEQEEVLAREQSRQRALDAERERVAEMQRRQREQEQFSAFEEMIRRQELEKERQRVLLEFATPVMPVADTPLLPGIQGPPVSQAVSPTAPQNTGDLSNSTIFQHSRTIIGPPSFDRSLKPGSLVSPGNNNTMVDALRQLAVPAELCRSFLRLAETNTSRAVETCGILCGKLTRNAFTVTHVIVPKQCGGPDYCDTENEEELFLIQDQYDLITLGWIHLNILNSGHLMFPRLTRRKQPSCPALTSTRIVLTR, encoded by the exons ATGGCGGACCATACTGATGCGAGTTTGTTGCCGGAGGAGCGTGTTCGTGCTCTCACCAAGAAGGGAAGTACAGTTGAAGTTAATGAAGATGTTCCCCCACGTCGTTACTTCCGCTCTGGTGTGGAGATGATCCGCATGGCACATATTTATACAGAGGAGGGTAACATCGAACACGCCTTTGTCCTCTATAATAAGTATATCAC ACTTTTTATAGAGAAACTTCCCAAACATCGTGACTACAAGACCACCAACATTCCTGAGAAGAAGGACACACTTAAG AAACTGAAGGATGTTGCATTTCCTCAAGCAGAGATATTGAAAAAAGCTCTTTTGAAGAGATATGAACAAGAATATGCACGGTATGCTGACAAAAAG AAAGAGCAGGAGGAAGTCTTGGCCCGGGAGCAGTCCCGACAACGAGCGCTGGATGCCGAGCGGGAGCGTGTGGCTGAGATGCAGCGGAGGCAGCGGGAGCAGGAGCAGTTCAGTGCTTTTGAGGAGATGATCCGCCGACAGGAGCTGGAGAAGGAACGTCAGCGTGTGCTCCTGGAGTTTGCCACACCAGTCATGCCTGTCGCTGACACTCCCCTCCTTCCAGGCATCCAAGGCCCCCCAGTGTCTCAAGCAGTCTCCCCAACTGCACCGCAGAACACAGGGGATCTGTCCAACAGCACTATCTTCCAACACAGTCGCACGATTATTGGCCCACCCAGTTTTGACCGGTCACTCAAGCCCGGGTCTCTGGTTAGCCCAGGCAACAACA ATACAATGGTGGATGCCCTTCGGCAGTTGGCTGTTCCTGCAGAACTGTGCCGGAGCTTTCTGAGGCTGGCAGAAACCAATACAAGCCGTGCTGTGGAAACTTGTGGCATCCTGTGTGGCAAACTG ACCAGAAATGCATTTACAGTGACCCACGTCATTGTACCAAAGCAGTGTGGGGGGCCTGACTACTGCGACACAGAAAATGAGGAGGAACTCTTCCTCATACAGGACCAGTATGACCTCATAACCCTGGGTTGGATCCAT CTGAATATACTGAATTCTGGCCACCTCATGTTTCCCAGACTCACCCGACGCAAACAGCCTTCTTGTCCAGCGTTGACCTC